One genomic region from Fictibacillus marinisediminis encodes:
- a CDS encoding winged helix-turn-helix transcriptional regulator, with translation MKQLQPEYTCAIDLVIDIIGGKWKVLILWNLNEGPKRFNELKRSMPEITQKMLTQQLKELQEHGLVSRTALGESHVEYATTDMGKKLQPVLFKMCR, from the coding sequence GTGAAACAGCTCCAACCTGAGTACACATGCGCCATCGATCTTGTCATCGACATCATCGGCGGAAAATGGAAGGTTTTAATTTTATGGAATTTAAATGAAGGACCGAAACGGTTTAACGAGCTGAAACGTTCGATGCCGGAGATCACACAGAAAATGCTCACCCAGCAGCTGAAAGAACTTCAGGAACATGGCTTAGTCAGCCGAACAGCATTAGGAGAATCACATGTGGAATACGCCACCACTGACATGGGGAAAAAGCTGCAGCCTGTTCTTTTTAAAATGTGCAGATAG
- a CDS encoding NAD(P)H-dependent oxidoreductase, translating to MKTLVIAAHPNMEGSLVNKTWMNRLREEEDVTVHELYAAYPDGKIDMEREQELLLAHDRIVFQFPLYWYSSPALLKEWQDVVLTYGWAYGAEGTKLNGKEFMLAISTGGPEEAYQAGGYNNYSLSELLKPFQATANLTGMRYLPVFKVQGVRMLNEAQVKESAEALAAQIKAQF from the coding sequence ATGAAAACTTTAGTTATTGCCGCTCACCCAAATATGGAAGGATCACTTGTAAACAAAACATGGATGAATCGTCTTCGTGAAGAAGAGGATGTAACGGTTCATGAATTATATGCTGCCTATCCGGATGGAAAGATTGACATGGAGCGTGAACAAGAGCTTTTGCTGGCACATGACCGCATCGTCTTCCAATTCCCGCTCTACTGGTACAGCAGCCCTGCTTTATTAAAAGAATGGCAGGATGTTGTGTTGACTTACGGATGGGCTTACGGCGCTGAAGGCACTAAATTGAACGGCAAGGAATTCATGCTTGCGATCTCAACCGGCGGACCGGAAGAAGCGTATCAAGCAGGAGGCTACAACAACTACAGCCTTAGTGAACTGCTGAAGCCGTTCCAGGCGACTGCCAATCTGACTGGCATGCGTTACCTACCTGTCTTCAAAGTACAGGGCGTCCGCATGTTAAATGAAGCGCAAGTGAAAGAAAGCGCTGAAGCGTTGGCTGCTCAAATTAAAGCTCAGTTTTAA
- a CDS encoding cytochrome c oxidase subunit 3 → MGMETTVQETAEGVVEHQSQRKTAMFLFICAEAVIFGCLFATYFVMLHHQGNGPGPSEFFHFKKIILPTVLLLSSSLTWYFANETLRMKERGKAMVFAAATAGLALGFLSLEVMEFLQNASDGNTLSRSPFVSSYYLLVGLHGCHVLFGVLWMGLLMMHVKTKGETEANRGRFASFGIYWHFVDSVWVFIFILLYGLGEFL, encoded by the coding sequence ATGGGTATGGAGACGACGGTTCAGGAGACGGCGGAAGGTGTGGTTGAACATCAATCTCAAAGAAAAACAGCAATGTTTCTTTTTATCTGTGCGGAAGCCGTTATCTTCGGCTGTTTGTTTGCAACCTATTTTGTCATGCTGCATCACCAGGGTAACGGGCCGGGTCCCAGTGAATTCTTTCACTTTAAAAAAATCATTCTTCCAACTGTCCTGCTCCTGTCCAGCAGTCTGACCTGGTACTTTGCCAATGAAACACTAAGGATGAAGGAAAGGGGAAAAGCGATGGTGTTTGCTGCGGCTACAGCCGGGCTCGCTCTTGGTTTTCTTAGTTTAGAAGTGATGGAGTTTCTGCAGAATGCAAGTGACGGAAACACACTGTCCCGAAGTCCATTCGTGTCCTCTTACTATCTGCTGGTCGGACTGCACGGCTGCCACGTCCTGTTCGGGGTCTTGTGGATGGGTCTTCTGATGATGCATGTGAAGACAAAAGGCGAAACCGAAGCGAACCGAGGCCGCTTTGCTTCGTTTGGCATCTACTGGCACTTCGTCGATTCCGTTTGGGTGTTTATTTTCATTCTGCTTTATGGTCTAGGGGAGTTTTTGTGA
- a CDS encoding Gfo/Idh/MocA family protein: protein MINVALLSKWHVHAKDYAKEASENKDITISVVWDENRERGEQWAQELGVPFEADLENVFSDSSIHGVIVTTPTTAHTEIITAAARHGKHIFTEKVLAPTVKECDEIFSAVEEAGVQLMVSLPRLTERFYLYAQKILDEGCLGNLTSVRCRVAHHGAVPTEESRHGWLPGQFFNKEEAGGGALIDLGAHPIYLSNRLGGKVKAVTARLQQTNGHDVDDNAVVIVEFESGALGTIETGFLSYGCPDQLELYGTEGTLLIENREPRELISDRVEKDGLIMSDQLPKALPSAMEQWVAAITKNTDPTITKEDIRSLTLMNEAAALSHKEGRRVELSEIGKSYSAITK from the coding sequence ATGATCAATGTGGCACTATTAAGCAAATGGCATGTTCATGCGAAGGATTACGCAAAGGAAGCAAGCGAGAACAAGGACATTACGATCAGCGTCGTTTGGGATGAAAACAGGGAACGGGGCGAACAGTGGGCTCAAGAGCTTGGCGTCCCGTTTGAAGCCGATCTTGAAAACGTGTTCTCCGACAGCTCCATCCATGGGGTCATTGTGACGACGCCAACGACTGCTCATACCGAGATCATCACCGCTGCTGCAAGGCATGGCAAGCACATTTTTACGGAAAAAGTGCTTGCTCCGACAGTGAAAGAGTGCGATGAAATTTTTTCGGCGGTGGAGGAGGCAGGCGTTCAGCTGATGGTTTCCTTGCCAAGGCTTACCGAACGCTTTTACCTTTACGCGCAAAAAATATTGGACGAGGGCTGTCTCGGGAATTTGACGTCGGTACGCTGCCGAGTGGCCCACCATGGTGCAGTTCCAACAGAAGAAAGCCGGCATGGATGGCTGCCTGGACAATTTTTTAACAAAGAAGAAGCAGGCGGAGGAGCCCTCATCGATCTCGGGGCGCATCCGATCTACCTTTCCAACCGCTTGGGTGGAAAAGTAAAAGCAGTGACGGCACGTCTGCAGCAGACCAACGGCCACGATGTAGACGACAATGCAGTCGTTATCGTGGAGTTTGAATCAGGCGCACTCGGAACCATTGAGACCGGATTCCTATCCTACGGATGCCCGGACCAGCTTGAATTGTACGGCACAGAAGGAACCTTGCTGATTGAAAACCGGGAACCGAGAGAGCTGATCAGCGACAGGGTGGAAAAAGATGGTCTCATCATGTCCGATCAGCTGCCAAAGGCTTTGCCTTCAGCGATGGAGCAATGGGTGGCTGCGATTACGAAAAATACGGATCCTACCATCACAAAAGAAGACATCCGCAGCCTGACCCTGATGAACGAAGCCGCGGCACTCTCCCATAAAGAGGGCAGGAGAGTCGAGCTTTCCGAGATTGGGAAAAGCTATTCTGCAATAACTAAGTAA
- a CDS encoding MarR family winged helix-turn-helix transcriptional regulator — MTEEEKVLMHCLYFTASRFARNITKLAEKTLDGGDLAPSYLYMIMIVKFNPDITQKELCSKLSIAPSTSTRFIDKLEKQMLVNRKVNGKETHISLTEEGVKVYDRFRASLKEMFASYSDVLGKDFSLDLSKMLHEASNKLEEEH; from the coding sequence GTGACCGAAGAAGAAAAAGTACTGATGCATTGTTTATATTTTACTGCCAGCCGTTTTGCAAGAAACATTACAAAATTGGCAGAAAAGACATTGGACGGCGGAGATCTGGCTCCCTCTTATTTGTACATGATCATGATTGTGAAGTTTAATCCGGATATTACCCAGAAAGAGCTGTGCAGCAAGCTGTCGATCGCTCCTTCCACAAGCACAAGGTTTATCGATAAGCTCGAAAAACAAATGCTCGTGAACAGAAAGGTGAACGGCAAAGAAACGCACATTTCACTGACGGAAGAAGGGGTAAAGGTCTATGATCGTTTCCGCGCTTCGTTAAAAGAGATGTTTGCCAGCTATTCTGACGTGCTGGGCAAAGACTTCAGCCTGGATTTAAGCAAGATGCTTCATGAAGCAAGCAACAAACTCGAAGAAGAGCATTAA
- a CDS encoding SDR family NAD(P)-dependent oxidoreductase, whose protein sequence is MTEKVIVIVGAGPGISMGAAKRFGREGFKVALIARRLEALQEYENELRAAGIEAKGFTGDVSSEISLKTAISAVVDTFGRIDVLLYNAASGKPGRPTELTAEDLVRDFKISVAGALLSVKEVLPHMENGSILLTGGGLALQPYADYASLAVGKAGIRNLAYSLSQELSEKGIYVGTLTVKGFVKEGTPFSPEHIADTFYTMNQERSETEVAFEGK, encoded by the coding sequence ATGACTGAAAAAGTGATCGTTATCGTCGGTGCAGGCCCAGGGATCAGTATGGGAGCGGCGAAAAGGTTTGGACGTGAAGGGTTTAAAGTCGCACTTATCGCAAGAAGGCTTGAAGCACTTCAGGAGTATGAAAATGAACTACGAGCTGCCGGGATTGAAGCAAAAGGCTTCACAGGAGATGTTTCTTCGGAAATCAGCTTAAAAACGGCGATTTCTGCTGTCGTTGATACGTTTGGCCGAATTGACGTACTGCTTTACAATGCTGCTTCCGGCAAGCCTGGTAGGCCGACCGAACTTACCGCTGAAGACCTTGTCCGTGATTTTAAAATCAGTGTGGCCGGGGCATTACTAAGTGTGAAAGAAGTCCTGCCGCATATGGAAAACGGATCCATTCTGCTGACTGGCGGTGGATTGGCTCTTCAACCGTATGCTGATTATGCTTCATTAGCTGTCGGAAAAGCGGGAATCCGCAACCTGGCGTATAGCCTAAGCCAGGAATTAAGCGAAAAAGGCATCTATGTGGGCACCTTGACGGTTAAAGGGTTTGTTAAAGAAGGAACACCTTTTTCACCAGAACATATCGCAGACACTTTTTACACGATGAACCAAGAGCGCTCTGAGACAGAAGTCGCTTTTGAAGGAAAATAA
- the fdhF gene encoding formate dehydrogenase subunit alpha, with protein MKKEFSVIVNGDQYQADQGQTVLQLLLDKNIEIPHVCYHESLGSIETCDTCAVLVNGEVKRGCGTFLEEGMDIRTSTPEVKEAQFKAMDNILENHELYCTVCDNNNGDCTLHNTVKDMGLEHQIKEFKPKQYDIDHGQFYRYDPDQCILCGRCVEVCQTVEVNETLSIDWDLMQPRVIWDDNVPIEESSCVSCGQCVTVCPCNALMENSMQGQAGFLTDIRPDYLRSMIEVTKEAETGFGPLFAVSDSEAKMREDRIEKTKTVCTYCGVGCSFEVWTKDREILKIEPVEEAPANGISSCIKGKFGWGHINSEARLIRPLVRDGEYFKEVEWEEAISLITEKFKEIKEKHGPDSLAFIASSKATNEESYLIQKLARQVIGTNNIDNCSRYCQSPATMGLQRTVGYGGDAGSMEDLENAELVIIVGSNTAEAHPVLASKIKRAHKLFGQKLIVADLRKHEMAERADLYIHPNPGTDLVWLSAVTKYIIDQGWHDKEFLSGKVNGYADYLESLQPFTLGMAEEITGISKEVLIQTAEAIRDSDRTCICWAMGVTQHQIGSDTSTAISNLLLVTGNYGRPGTGAYPLRGHNNVQGASDFGSMPDTLPGYQKVTDDKVIAKFEKAWGVNLPREKGMDNHEMVQGIHDGKLKALYVTGEDMGVVDSNINYVTSAFKKLDFFIVQDLFLTNTAQYADVVLPASPSLEKEGTFTNTERRIQRLYPALSPLGESKPDWEIYSEIARRMGFDWSYTSPADIMAEAASLVPMFAGVSYERLEGFKSLQWPVSEDGKDTPLLYTEEFHTDDGKAKLYPLEFAHHYRTTEEHNFHINNGRILEHFHEGNMTYHTEGIRKKVPNSWIAVSEEAAEKYGMEEGSTIRMENPSGETVARVHVSPEVFGNEMYLPLNDNGKSAINYLTNNDTDKDTNTPAYKEIPAKVEVLEKKGDSPLPLFNYRRGHRNPQPGVNVQKKWDRSDYIYPGSREVRQDG; from the coding sequence ATGAAAAAAGAGTTTTCAGTCATTGTAAACGGAGATCAGTACCAGGCAGATCAAGGACAGACGGTTCTTCAGCTCCTGCTTGATAAGAATATTGAAATTCCTCACGTCTGCTACCACGAAAGCCTGGGAAGCATCGAAACGTGCGATACGTGTGCCGTTCTTGTAAACGGCGAGGTAAAAAGAGGCTGCGGGACGTTTTTGGAAGAAGGGATGGACATTCGCACGAGCACGCCAGAGGTGAAAGAAGCTCAGTTCAAGGCGATGGATAATATCCTTGAAAATCATGAACTGTATTGTACGGTCTGTGATAACAATAATGGCGACTGCACGCTTCATAACACGGTCAAAGATATGGGCCTCGAGCATCAGATCAAAGAGTTTAAACCGAAGCAATACGATATTGACCACGGCCAGTTTTACCGGTATGACCCGGATCAGTGCATCCTTTGCGGAAGATGTGTGGAGGTGTGCCAGACCGTTGAGGTGAATGAAACCCTTTCGATCGACTGGGACCTCATGCAGCCGAGGGTCATTTGGGATGACAATGTACCGATTGAAGAATCGTCCTGTGTCAGCTGCGGGCAATGTGTCACGGTCTGTCCGTGCAATGCCCTTATGGAGAACAGCATGCAGGGACAGGCCGGTTTTCTGACGGACATCCGCCCGGATTACCTCCGTTCCATGATTGAAGTGACGAAGGAGGCGGAGACCGGTTTTGGCCCGCTGTTCGCTGTTTCAGACTCTGAAGCGAAAATGAGGGAAGACCGGATCGAAAAAACGAAGACCGTTTGTACGTACTGCGGGGTTGGATGCAGTTTTGAAGTATGGACGAAAGACCGGGAAATCCTGAAGATCGAACCGGTAGAGGAAGCACCGGCCAATGGCATCTCCTCCTGCATCAAAGGGAAATTCGGCTGGGGCCACATCAACAGTGAGGCCCGCCTGATCCGTCCGCTCGTCCGTGACGGTGAGTATTTTAAAGAAGTCGAGTGGGAGGAGGCGATCAGCCTCATCACCGAGAAATTCAAGGAGATTAAAGAAAAGCATGGTCCTGATTCACTGGCGTTCATCGCTTCTTCCAAAGCGACGAATGAGGAATCCTACCTGATTCAAAAGCTGGCCCGCCAGGTCATCGGCACGAATAACATCGACAACTGCTCCCGCTACTGCCAGTCTCCTGCTACGATGGGGCTGCAGCGGACCGTCGGCTATGGAGGCGACGCCGGTTCCATGGAAGACCTGGAGAACGCGGAACTTGTCATCATTGTTGGTTCCAATACAGCAGAAGCCCATCCTGTTCTCGCTTCAAAAATCAAACGTGCCCATAAGCTGTTTGGGCAAAAATTGATCGTAGCCGATCTTCGCAAACATGAGATGGCTGAGAGGGCGGATCTGTACATTCATCCAAATCCAGGGACAGACCTCGTATGGCTTTCTGCGGTCACAAAATACATCATTGATCAGGGATGGCATGATAAAGAATTTTTATCTGGAAAAGTGAACGGTTATGCGGATTACTTAGAAAGTCTGCAGCCCTTTACACTCGGAATGGCGGAAGAGATCACCGGGATCTCTAAAGAGGTTCTGATCCAAACGGCAGAAGCGATCCGTGATTCGGACAGGACTTGCATCTGCTGGGCGATGGGCGTGACACAGCACCAGATCGGTTCAGATACATCGACTGCCATCTCCAATCTCTTGCTCGTGACGGGCAACTATGGCCGTCCGGGGACAGGAGCCTATCCGCTGCGCGGCCACAACAATGTACAGGGTGCGAGTGATTTTGGAAGCATGCCTGACACACTCCCGGGTTATCAGAAGGTAACGGATGATAAAGTGATTGCGAAGTTTGAAAAAGCATGGGGAGTCAACCTGCCAAGAGAAAAAGGCATGGACAACCATGAGATGGTACAGGGCATCCATGACGGCAAGCTCAAAGCCCTCTACGTGACGGGCGAGGATATGGGTGTCGTGGATTCCAATATCAACTATGTGACCAGTGCGTTCAAGAAGCTGGACTTTTTCATCGTACAGGATTTGTTTTTAACAAACACCGCCCAATATGCGGATGTGGTGCTGCCGGCTTCTCCAAGCCTTGAAAAAGAAGGGACGTTCACCAATACCGAACGAAGAATTCAGCGTCTGTATCCGGCGTTAAGCCCGCTTGGCGAGTCGAAGCCGGACTGGGAAATTTACAGTGAAATCGCGAGACGCATGGGTTTTGACTGGAGCTACACTTCGCCCGCCGACATCATGGCAGAAGCAGCAAGCCTTGTTCCGATGTTTGCCGGTGTGAGCTATGAGCGCCTCGAAGGGTTCAAGAGTCTGCAATGGCCGGTCAGCGAGGATGGAAAAGATACACCGCTTCTTTATACAGAGGAGTTTCATACAGACGACGGAAAAGCGAAATTGTATCCGTTGGAATTCGCCCACCATTACCGTACGACGGAAGAACATAACTTTCATATCAATAACGGCCGGATCCTGGAGCACTTTCATGAAGGCAACATGACCTATCATACAGAAGGCATCCGAAAGAAAGTGCCGAACTCATGGATCGCTGTATCCGAAGAAGCCGCTGAAAAATACGGAATGGAAGAAGGCTCGACCATCCGGATGGAAAACCCTTCTGGTGAAACAGTCGCCCGGGTTCATGTGTCACCGGAAGTTTTCGGAAACGAGATGTACCTTCCGCTGAATGACAACGGAAAGAGCGCGATCAACTATTTAACGAACAATGATACGGATAAAGATACGAACACCCCGGCTTATAAAGAGATTCCGGCAAAAGTCGAAGTGCTGGAGAAGAAAGGCGATTCGCCGCTGCCTCTGTTCAATTACAGACGCGGGCACCGCAATCCGCAGCCGGGCGTGAACGTCCAGAAGAAGTGGGACCGAAGTGACTATATTTATCCTGGAAGCAGGGAGGTTAGACAAGATGGCTGA
- a CDS encoding SdpI family protein, with product MMVNLLFSLLIGVIFVLAGLIMKVKPPAKINPLYGYRTFRSMKNEKLWNEANTYSAGLMMKYGAAKQCSAGSSVY from the coding sequence ATGATGGTTAACCTGCTGTTCAGTCTGCTGATTGGTGTAATCTTCGTTTTAGCTGGACTTATCATGAAAGTGAAGCCTCCGGCCAAAATCAATCCACTGTACGGCTATCGCACGTTCCGTTCCATGAAAAATGAGAAGCTCTGGAACGAGGCCAATACGTACAGTGCGGGTCTTATGATGAAATACGGTGCAGCGAAGCAGTGTTCGGCGGGGTCTTCAGTCTATTGA
- a CDS encoding cytochrome c oxidase subunit I, translating to MSIPFFNTHIKLASDIIAANLSIIVMMIAALIFLTVAKKWKSLWMLISTTDHRKIGIFYIAFGFLFFLRAGLDAMLMRTQLAFPDFHFWVFHGEKYNQVMTTHGTLMIFFVAMPFLIGLMNIAVPLQIGTRDMAFPFFNSLSMWLFVIGGVLINMSFVLGGAPSAGWTSYVPLAVDKDIAGNGTAFYAMGLQVSGIGTIMTAINFIVTILKNRAPGMGFMKIPLFTWSALITSTLILLAFPALSAALIILIFDNQFGTQAYDGGNGSPVLWQHLFWAFGHPEVYIVILPAFGIFSEVIATFSSKRIFGYSSMVLSMLVIGFLSFMVWIHHMFTVGLGPLANVVFGITSMLIAVPTGIKIFNWLFTLRGGSIRFSTAMLFSLAFIPSFVIGGVTGVMQAVVPADYQYHDSYFVVAHLHYVMIAGTIFGAFSGFYYWWPKMFGYILDEKIGKWQAWTFIIGFHVTFFPMHISGLKGMPRRTFTYLPEDGLFELNFISTMGAYLMGISVLLFAWNLFFSYRKKEKSGVADPWNGRTLEWAVSSPSSHMRWPRAPLIRDLEAFWHEKERGDGTLIPSTKEESQIFVEKPTILPVLLGGGFFTLSFGLIFEVLWIAVIGAVGILLLMGWRSISFERNIKLYTSKQLENAIRKEEG from the coding sequence ATGTCGATACCGTTTTTCAACACACACATCAAACTTGCTTCTGATATAATAGCGGCTAACCTTTCGATCATTGTCATGATGATCGCAGCACTTATTTTTCTTACCGTCGCGAAAAAATGGAAATCCCTTTGGATGCTGATCAGTACGACCGATCATCGCAAAATCGGGATCTTTTATATCGCTTTTGGATTTCTATTTTTCCTGCGCGCCGGCCTTGATGCGATGCTCATGCGAACTCAGCTCGCTTTTCCGGACTTTCATTTCTGGGTCTTTCACGGCGAAAAGTACAATCAAGTCATGACAACCCACGGTACGCTCATGATCTTTTTTGTCGCCATGCCTTTCCTGATCGGTCTGATGAACATCGCTGTTCCACTGCAGATCGGGACACGGGATATGGCGTTCCCTTTCTTTAATTCCCTAAGCATGTGGCTGTTCGTAATTGGCGGTGTGCTCATTAATATGAGCTTTGTTTTGGGCGGTGCCCCTTCCGCCGGCTGGACTTCGTATGTCCCCCTTGCCGTGGATAAGGATATCGCCGGAAACGGAACAGCCTTTTATGCAATGGGCCTGCAGGTATCGGGAATTGGAACGATCATGACGGCCATCAATTTCATCGTCACAATCTTGAAGAACAGGGCACCCGGCATGGGCTTCATGAAGATTCCTCTGTTCACGTGGTCCGCTCTCATTACCTCGACTCTCATTCTTTTGGCTTTTCCCGCATTAAGCGCCGCCCTGATCATTCTTATTTTTGATAATCAGTTCGGAACTCAAGCTTATGACGGAGGAAACGGAAGCCCTGTACTTTGGCAGCACTTGTTCTGGGCGTTCGGCCACCCGGAGGTCTATATTGTCATTCTGCCGGCATTCGGTATTTTTTCAGAGGTGATCGCCACCTTTTCTTCCAAACGAATCTTCGGCTATTCCTCCATGGTCTTATCCATGCTCGTCATCGGCTTTTTAAGCTTTATGGTCTGGATTCATCACATGTTTACGGTAGGGCTTGGACCGCTCGCCAATGTCGTGTTTGGGATCACCTCCATGCTGATCGCCGTGCCAACAGGAATTAAAATCTTTAACTGGCTTTTCACATTGCGGGGCGGCTCCATCCGCTTTTCGACGGCCATGCTGTTTTCTCTCGCCTTCATTCCATCCTTTGTGATTGGGGGCGTAACCGGGGTCATGCAGGCGGTCGTTCCTGCCGATTACCAATATCATGATTCCTATTTTGTTGTCGCCCATCTTCATTACGTCATGATCGCAGGTACGATATTCGGGGCCTTTTCAGGCTTTTATTATTGGTGGCCCAAGATGTTCGGCTATATATTGGACGAGAAGATCGGGAAATGGCAGGCGTGGACGTTTATCATCGGCTTTCATGTCACCTTCTTTCCGATGCACATTTCAGGCTTGAAGGGCATGCCGAGAAGAACCTTTACCTACCTGCCCGAAGATGGCTTGTTTGAGCTCAACTTCATCAGCACGATGGGCGCCTACTTGATGGGCATCAGTGTTCTGCTGTTTGCCTGGAATCTCTTCTTCAGCTACCGAAAGAAAGAGAAAAGTGGTGTGGCTGATCCATGGAACGGCCGGACGCTGGAGTGGGCGGTTTCCTCGCCTTCCTCCCACATGCGCTGGCCTCGAGCCCCTCTCATCCGGGATCTTGAAGCCTTCTGGCATGAAAAAGAACGGGGAGACGGCACGCTGATTCCTTCTACGAAAGAAGAGAGCCAAATCTTTGTAGAGAAACCGACCATCCTGCCTGTCCTTCTCGGCGGCGGATTTTTCACCCTTTCGTTCGGACTCATTTTTGAAGTTCTGTGGATCGCGGTCATTGGAGCGGTGGGAATTCTCTTGCTGATGGGCTGGCGGTCGATCTCTTTTGAGCGGAACATCAAGCTGTACACAAGCAAACAGCTGGAGAACGCCATCCGAAAGGAGGAAGGATAA
- a CDS encoding zinc-binding dehydrogenase, which translates to MKALLLHDKNQWKNMKVEEVEIPKPKKGELLIEVHAVGLNPVDYKTATNGNPNWTYPHILGLDTAGVVVETGVGVTQWKKGDRVVYHGDLTKKGGYAEYTVVTAHTVSRIPDSVSFEDAAAIPTAGYTAYQSLFRKLPFDQVETILIHGGAGGVGGFGVQMAKLAGKLVISTASSHNHDYVKSLGADYVIDYREEDIKAKVMEITSGRGVDAVVDAVSRQSATDSLDLLAFMGHIVYIAGAPDFTKITPFTKVVSYHEIALGAAHQSNDERSEKDLAVMGDEMLKLMAEGKLASMLKETVSLEEVPEALVRLSERHVKGKIVAKVR; encoded by the coding sequence ATGAAAGCATTACTTTTACATGACAAAAATCAATGGAAGAACATGAAGGTAGAGGAAGTCGAAATCCCGAAACCGAAAAAAGGGGAACTGCTCATCGAGGTACATGCGGTTGGCCTGAACCCGGTCGATTACAAAACAGCTACCAACGGAAACCCAAACTGGACGTATCCTCATATTCTTGGCCTTGATACAGCGGGTGTTGTCGTTGAAACAGGGGTAGGAGTGACTCAATGGAAAAAAGGAGACCGGGTCGTCTATCACGGTGATCTTACGAAAAAGGGCGGATACGCCGAATACACGGTCGTAACGGCTCACACGGTATCACGCATTCCGGACAGCGTATCCTTTGAAGATGCAGCGGCAATTCCCACAGCAGGATATACCGCCTATCAATCACTGTTCCGCAAGCTCCCGTTTGATCAAGTGGAAACGATCCTGATTCATGGCGGCGCAGGCGGTGTCGGCGGATTTGGCGTCCAAATGGCCAAACTCGCAGGCAAACTGGTGATCTCTACGGCTTCAAGCCACAACCATGACTACGTGAAATCGCTCGGTGCCGATTACGTGATCGATTACCGTGAAGAGGACATCAAGGCGAAAGTGATGGAGATTACGAGCGGACGGGGCGTGGATGCAGTGGTTGATGCCGTGAGCCGACAGAGTGCCACGGATTCTCTGGACTTGCTCGCCTTCATGGGGCACATCGTCTACATTGCCGGAGCACCTGATTTTACAAAAATTACGCCGTTCACAAAAGTGGTTTCTTACCACGAGATCGCTTTAGGCGCGGCCCATCAGTCCAACGACGAGCGCTCAGAAAAAGACCTCGCCGTCATGGGAGACGAAATGCTCAAGCTGATGGCAGAAGGAAAGCTTGCTTCCATGCTGAAAGAGACCGTTTCACTCGAGGAAGTTCCAGAAGCGCTTGTGCGTCTGTCCGAACGCCACGTGAAAGGGAAAATTGTAGCGAAAGTTAGATAA
- the coxB gene encoding cytochrome c oxidase subunit II translates to MKKNLYLFSSFCLLFISGCSSIDVLNPKGSQGNEQLSLIKLSIYIMMLVIFVVVVLFIWFVYKYRARPGYQPSTHQENRNKKLEITWTVLPFILLFILAVPMVKSVFGEAQKDRSEAMKIKVTASEFWWKFEYPAEGIVTSQELHLPKGKRVVLELHSKDVIHSIWVPQLGGKQDLIPGRTNRLALTPEKSGIFQGKCAEFCGTGHSYMRFTVKVDSKQDYEKWLSSMKKDQNSSQSLSADESEGQKLFEKNCLSCHATSGLTAADKKGPNLADFGNRDHIAGVLKNTPPNVKEWLKDPEKVKPGSHMPKREGLSEHDYTALSHYLQTLKK, encoded by the coding sequence ATGAAAAAAAATTTGTATTTGTTCAGCAGTTTCTGCCTTCTTTTTATATCCGGCTGTTCCTCGATCGATGTGCTGAATCCGAAAGGAAGCCAGGGTAACGAACAGCTCTCCTTAATTAAACTGAGCATCTATATTATGATGCTCGTTATTTTCGTCGTTGTCGTGCTCTTCATCTGGTTCGTTTATAAGTACAGAGCAAGGCCGGGGTACCAGCCTTCCACCCACCAGGAAAACCGCAATAAAAAGCTGGAGATCACGTGGACTGTGCTTCCGTTCATCCTCCTGTTCATTCTTGCCGTTCCAATGGTAAAGAGTGTGTTTGGAGAAGCTCAGAAAGATCGTTCCGAAGCTATGAAAATAAAGGTGACAGCGAGTGAATTCTGGTGGAAATTCGAGTATCCGGCAGAGGGTATCGTGACCTCTCAGGAGCTGCATCTTCCCAAAGGCAAACGAGTGGTTCTTGAGCTTCATTCCAAGGATGTCATCCATTCCATCTGGGTGCCGCAGCTTGGCGGCAAGCAGGACCTCATTCCCGGACGTACGAACCGGCTCGCCCTCACACCCGAAAAATCCGGCATCTTTCAGGGGAAATGTGCGGAATTTTGCGGAACCGGACATTCTTACATGCGGTTTACCGTTAAAGTGGACAGCAAACAGGATTATGAAAAGTGGCTGAGCTCCATGAAAAAAGATCAAAACAGCAGCCAATCGCTCAGTGCGGACGAATCAGAGGGCCAAAAGCTTTTTGAAAAGAACTGTTTAAGCTGTCATGCGACAAGCGGATTAACTGCCGCTGACAAAAAAGGTCCGAACCTGGCTGACTTTGGCAACCGGGATCACATAGCAGGAGTCCTAAAGAATACTCCGCCTAATGTAAAAGAATGGCTGAAGGATCCTGAAAAAGTAAAACCCGGTTCACATATGCCGAAACGTGAAGGACTTAGCGAACATGACTACACAGCTCTTTCTCATTACCTGCAGACACTCAAAAAATGA